DNA from Candidatus Saccharimonadales bacterium:
GGCGCGCGCTGGAAGCAAAAGATCGAGCACCACTTTACCCACTACAAAGATCTAAAAAAACCAGGCTCAACCAAGGTTTTGGGTTGGGGCGACGCCGAAGAAGCTAAAAAAATCATCAACGAGTGTATCGAACGCTTCGGTAAATAATCAGTAAACGACTTTTAAGCTGAAAGAAGGACGCTTTGCTTGAAGTTTTTGCAATCTGGGCTACAATTAATCCAAAGAGGTAACGCTAATTTGGGGGTAGGTTATGAAAATTAGAGTCGCGATCAACGGATTCGGACGGATCGGGCGCACAGCTTTTAAAGTTGCATTAGAGCGCTCAGATATAGAGATTGTTGCAGTCAATGATTTAACAGATGTCAAGACTTTGGGCCATTTACTAAAATACGACAGCACATACGGGGTTTACCAGCATGACGTTAAGGCGTCGGACGGTGGCTTAACTGTGAATGGTCACCATTTTAAGGTTTTAGCCGAAAAAGACCCAGCAAACTTACCTTGGGGAGCACATGGTGTTGATGTTGTGATCGAAAGTACTGGGCTTTTTGTTGATCCATCTAAGGCTAAAGCTCATATCGATCCTGCTGGGGCTAAAAAAGTTGTTATATCGGCGCCGGCCAAGGGCGAAGGTTCGAGCACGATCGTTTTAGGCGTTAACGAGGATGCAATTGCGGAATCTAAAGAAGTTGTAAGTAACGGTAGTTGTACTACAAACTGCGTAACGCCGGTGGCCGCGGTGATGGAAAGTCATTTGGGCGTAGAAAAAGCCATGATGACAACCGTTCATAGTTATACGTCTGACCAACGCTTGCTAGATGCACCGCACAAAGATTTGCGTCGAGCTCGTTCTGCTGCCGAAAATATTGTTCCTACGACAACTGGTGCCGCCAAAGCTGTAGCCGAAGCACTACCTGCGTTTAAAGGAATCTTTGATGGGTTGGCGATTCGTGTTCCAACCCCTGTTGTAAGCTTGAGTGACTTTGTATTTTTGACAAAACGCAACACTACAATAGAGGAAGTCAACGAGATTTTTAAGAAGGCATCCAAGGAGCCTTATTACCAAGGAATTTTGGCGGTCACGGATGAGCCACTGGTTTCAAGTGATCTAAAAGGTAATAGCCACTCGGCTATTGTTGATTTAGGTCTAACGAATGTCGTTGGTGGAAATATGGTTAAGGTCGTTGCATGGTATGACAACGAATGGGGCTACAGTAACCGTTTAGTTGAGCTAGTCGCTGATTTAGGAAAGACGTTACACAAATAATGAAGATTTACTTAGCGTCGGACCATGCTGGTTTTCAGTTGAAAGAAAAAGTTGAGGCGCATTTACTAAAAGCTGGCTATGATGTGGAAGATGTAGGCAACAAACACTTAGATCCAGATGACGATTATCCTCAGTTTGCCTATGCTGCGGCAGCTAAAATTTTAGGCAGCGAGCATGACGACGCCAAGGCGATTCTAATTTGCGGTAGTGGACAAGGTATGTGCATTGCGGCAAACCGTGTGCGTGGGATTAGAGCTGCGCTTTGTTGGGACGAAGCCAGCGCGCGCGAAACCCGCAATGACAACGACAGTAACGTTTTATGTGTACCAGCTCGTGTTTTGCAAACTGATGAAGCTTTTAAAATGATTGATACTTGGATTAAAACCCCATTCTCAAATGCACCACGGCATGCGCGACGGCTGCGTGAAATCGAGGAGCTTTACGGATGATAGCTCCGTGCGTCACTGCTGTTGATGCAGCTCAATATCGTGAGCAAATGGCTCGGATAGCCCCATTCGCTACAAGGATTCACATTGACGTAAGTGATGGGCAATTTGCTCCTATTAAGCTTGTAAATCCAGCTCAAGTCTATTGGCCCGAAGGCGCTTCGGCTGATATTCATTTGATGGTTCGTAATCCTATAGAACACCTCGAAACTTTAATTGGAATGAATCCGAATTTGGTTATTATTCATGCTGAATCCCAGGGCGATTTGCTAGGAATGATCCGTCAGCTTAGGGCGGTGCGCATTAAAACCGGCGTGGCACTTCTGCAACAAACTCTACCAGAGCAGGCCAAAGAATTGGTCGCTGATTGTGATCATATTTTGATTTTTAGTGGAGACTTAGGACATTTCGGCGGCAGCGCAGATCTGAGTTTGCTTAGTAAGATCTCGCAGATTAAATCTATAAACCCCAACGCTGAGGTTGCGTGGGACGGCGGAGCCAGCCTCGAAAATGTCGCACAGCTTAGTGGTGGCGGCGTTGATGTGATAAATGTCGGTGGGGCGATTCAAAAATCAGAAGATCCGGCAGGTGCTTATAAAGCTTTAGTCGAGGCGAGCAAAGTTATTGCGCCTCAAGTTTGATAATTGATTTACGCTCAGGAGTGCGGGTTGGGCGCGAGCATTACGCTCGCGCCCGCCTCCCGCGAAAGCGCAGTCAGCTGATCGTTCGAGCGTTGGTCATCAGACCGTACCCGAGCAGCAGTGTCGCGATGTGGGCGATCAAGGACTCAGCGGCCTTGAGAACCTGTTCGGCGTCACCGGGTCCGGTGTAGCTGTTCTTGAGTAGGTCGACGTCGTAACGGTCGCTGAGCGCACGAAGGATGGTGATGGATCCGTTGGTCATGGCGACCAGCGTCTTCCAGTCCTCTCCGAATGTGAGCTCGAGTACGAAGTTTTTCGAGTCCAGGCTGCCCTGAAGCAGCGCTGCACGGATGACTTCGGGGTTCAGGAGAAGTCGGGGATCGGTGAGATAGTTCACCAATAACCCAACGACTCGCTTGAACGTTTTGACCCGATTGGCATTGCTGCCAGGTTCGAGCTCCAAGATTGCGGCCATTTGCCACTCACTCCTCTCCTGAGCGAAATATATTATATAACTTTTTTTACGTTTATTCAAACATAGTGCTATTCAAAAAATGCGGCAAACAAGTATAATCATAAGCAGTATGAGTCTTACTACTATTCAACTTGAAAAAAAGGCCAACGAGATTCGGATGGATCTTATTAAGATGTTGGTTAAGGCTGGGAGCGGACATTCTGCGGGACCACTGGATTTGGCTGACATTTTTACGGCAATGTATTTTAATATACTAAAACATGACCCTAAAAATCCTGACTGGCAAGATCGTGATTTGCTAATTTTAAGTAATGGTCATTGTGTTCCGGTTCGTTATGTAACGATGGCGCATTCTGGATATTTTCCTAAATCCGAACTTGATACTCTCCGCAAATTCGGTAGTAGATTGCAGGGTCACCCGGAGCGGGTGCGTTTGCCGGGAATGGAGACCACCTCAGGTCCTCTAGGCTCAGGAATCAGTCAGGCGGCAGGAATGGCTCTCGCGCTTAAGACCGAAGCAAAGCGACACAGATGGGTTTATTGTATTGCTAGCGATGGCGAACTGAACGAAGGTAACAGCTGGGAAGGCATAATGTTCGCTGCAAAATACAAGCTGAGTAATTTAATAGTAATAGTTGATCGCAACAATATTCAGATTGACGGTAAC
Protein-coding regions in this window:
- the gap gene encoding type I glyceraldehyde-3-phosphate dehydrogenase, with translation MKIRVAINGFGRIGRTAFKVALERSDIEIVAVNDLTDVKTLGHLLKYDSTYGVYQHDVKASDGGLTVNGHHFKVLAEKDPANLPWGAHGVDVVIESTGLFVDPSKAKAHIDPAGAKKVVISAPAKGEGSSTIVLGVNEDAIAESKEVVSNGSCTTNCVTPVAAVMESHLGVEKAMMTTVHSYTSDQRLLDAPHKDLRRARSAAENIVPTTTGAAKAVAEALPAFKGIFDGLAIRVPTPVVSLSDFVFLTKRNTTIEEVNEIFKKASKEPYYQGILAVTDEPLVSSDLKGNSHSAIVDLGLTNVVGGNMVKVVAWYDNEWGYSNRLVELVADLGKTLHK
- a CDS encoding transketolase, producing MSLTTIQLEKKANEIRMDLIKMLVKAGSGHSAGPLDLADIFTAMYFNILKHDPKNPDWQDRDLLILSNGHCVPVRYVTMAHSGYFPKSELDTLRKFGSRLQGHPERVRLPGMETTSGPLGSGISQAAGMALALKTEAKRHRWVYCIASDGELNEGNSWEGIMFAAKYKLSNLIVIVDRNNIQIDGNTEDIMPLENLHEKWESFGWHVQEIDGHNMDSIIDACSMARAVENRPSVIIAHTIPGKGVGYMEYDYHWHGTPPNKSEMAGAPSVKDQARVALNDLRTLGGRITGEHQ
- a CDS encoding RpiB/LacA/LacB family sugar-phosphate isomerase translates to MKIYLASDHAGFQLKEKVEAHLLKAGYDVEDVGNKHLDPDDDYPQFAYAAAAKILGSEHDDAKAILICGSGQGMCIAANRVRGIRAALCWDEASARETRNDNDSNVLCVPARVLQTDEAFKMIDTWIKTPFSNAPRHARRLREIEELYG